Proteins found in one Ferrovibrio sp. MS7 genomic segment:
- a CDS encoding sialic acid TRAP transporter substrate-binding protein SiaP, with the protein MKLFAFAAAGLAMAVAATPALAQTKLKWAHVYETPEPYHTEALWAAQEIAKRTNNKYQVDVFAASQLGNENQINEALTLGTVDIIYTGVAFAGSIHKPIAISNAPFILRDFDHWKAYRDSKLFTDIASGYEQKTKHKVTALTYYGQRHLTANKAINKPEDMKGMKLRVPPAPLYLMFTKSVGANATPIAFAEVYLALQQGTVDGQENPLPTIMAKKFYEVQSHIMLSGHITESLLSIVGGHVWNKLSADEKTIFTDVLKTAASRATDQIRISEQNLAAEFRKLGKTVVEVDRKPFIAAAAPLHNDASAGAGWSKAEYDTLQALK; encoded by the coding sequence ATGAAACTGTTCGCATTCGCCGCTGCCGGCCTGGCCATGGCCGTCGCCGCCACGCCCGCCCTGGCGCAGACCAAGCTGAAATGGGCGCATGTCTATGAAACGCCCGAGCCTTATCATACCGAGGCATTGTGGGCGGCGCAGGAAATCGCCAAGCGCACCAACAACAAGTACCAGGTCGACGTGTTTGCCGCCTCGCAGCTCGGCAACGAGAACCAGATCAACGAGGCGCTCACGCTGGGCACCGTGGATATCATCTACACCGGCGTAGCTTTTGCCGGTTCGATCCACAAGCCGATCGCGATCTCGAACGCGCCGTTCATCCTGCGCGATTTCGACCATTGGAAGGCCTATCGCGATTCCAAGCTGTTCACCGACATCGCGTCGGGCTACGAGCAGAAGACCAAGCATAAGGTGACGGCACTGACCTATTACGGCCAGCGGCATCTCACCGCCAACAAGGCGATCAACAAGCCCGAGGACATGAAGGGCATGAAGCTGCGCGTGCCGCCGGCGCCGCTGTACCTGATGTTCACCAAGTCGGTGGGCGCCAATGCGACGCCGATTGCCTTTGCCGAGGTCTACCTCGCTCTGCAACAGGGCACCGTGGACGGCCAGGAGAATCCGCTGCCGACCATCATGGCGAAGAAGTTCTACGAAGTGCAGAGCCACATCATGCTGTCGGGCCACATCACCGAAAGCCTGCTCAGCATTGTCGGCGGCCATGTCTGGAACAAGCTGAGCGCCGACGAGAAGACGATCTTCACCGATGTGCTGAAGACCGCCGCCTCGCGCGCCACGGATCAGATCCGTATCTCGGAACAGAACCTGGCGGCGGAATTCCGCAAACTCGGCAAGACCGTGGTGGAAGTGGACCGCAAGCCGTTCATTGCCGCTGCCGCGCCGCTGCATAACGATGCCTCGGCGGGCGCCGGCTGGAGCAAGGCGGAATACGACACGCTGCAGGCGCTGAAGTAA
- a CDS encoding GntR family transcriptional regulator encodes MSSGPQVQAVPVLAPPVQRNNLSGTSQGRTLGRSATAAARVHERLREDILSLALPPGSSLSENDLARSFGVSRTPVREALLRLSDENLVEIVPKSGTTVSRIPYAKLGEAIVIRRALEEVAVRKAAERASKSQITGLHAIIERQREAELANDAEAFHNADEALHAAIAEAAGYPGIWVLVRQVKFHVDRFRRLTLPQVGRIARVIEEHEAVVAAIARHDGEAALRAMDHHLDGLQGSLPDIRSLNPDYFTEEDEV; translated from the coding sequence ATGTCGAGCGGCCCGCAGGTGCAGGCGGTGCCGGTATTGGCGCCGCCGGTACAGCGCAACAATCTGTCCGGCACAAGCCAGGGGCGTACCTTGGGGCGCAGCGCCACGGCGGCGGCGCGCGTGCATGAGCGGCTGCGCGAAGACATCCTCTCGCTGGCCCTGCCGCCTGGCTCGTCGCTGTCCGAAAACGATCTGGCGCGCAGCTTCGGTGTCAGCCGCACCCCGGTGCGCGAGGCCCTGCTGCGGCTCTCCGACGAGAACCTGGTGGAGATCGTGCCGAAATCCGGCACCACGGTCAGCCGCATTCCCTATGCCAAGCTCGGCGAGGCCATCGTGATCCGCCGCGCGCTGGAAGAGGTGGCGGTGCGCAAGGCTGCCGAGCGGGCGTCGAAAAGCCAGATCACCGGCCTTCACGCCATCATCGAACGCCAGCGCGAGGCCGAACTGGCCAATGACGCGGAAGCCTTCCACAATGCCGACGAGGCCCTGCATGCCGCCATCGCCGAGGCGGCCGGCTATCCCGGCATCTGGGTGCTGGTGAGGCAGGTGAAATTCCATGTCGACCGTTTCCGCCGGCTCACCCTGCCGCAGGTGGGTCGCATCGCCCGCGTGATCGAGGAGCATGAAGCGGTGGTGGCTGCCATCGCGCGCCACGACGGCGAAGCGGCTTTGCGCGCCATGGACCACCATCTCGACGGCCTGCAGGGCAGCCTGCCCGATATCCGCAGCCTCAATCCCGATTACTTCACCGAGGAGGATGAAGTCTGA
- a CDS encoding MBL fold metallo-hydrolase has product MTPRAPSFAALLLLLLVLGACTPAPDALQAEGKPYHHLADGRFRNPPGSPPRTAGFSDFAPFLFGQFLRSFDPPEPPPGHVLSAAETQAGRAALAGQDHVTWLGHAAFLMRLNGATLITDPYLSTRAGPYFFGPQRYVPAALGVEQLPPLDLLLVSHNHYDHLDERTIEALPGKDRVTVVVPLKLGDFFRERGYAKVVELDWYDSIERSGLKITAVPAVHFSRRTLFDTNRTLWAGFVIEGGGKRVYFSGDTAYGAVFKDIGNRFAPIDLALVGIGAYEPQAIMKASHTTPEEAVQLGHDIGAKRLVGMHWGTVVLTQEPAFEAAPRFRDAGGKAGYTADAVLPLKIGESLGF; this is encoded by the coding sequence ATGACGCCAAGAGCCCCCTCCTTCGCCGCCCTGCTGCTGTTGCTTCTGGTATTGGGCGCCTGCACCCCCGCGCCCGACGCCTTGCAGGCCGAGGGCAAGCCCTATCACCACCTGGCCGATGGCCGCTTCCGCAACCCGCCGGGCAGCCCGCCGCGCACGGCAGGCTTCAGCGATTTCGCGCCCTTCCTGTTCGGCCAGTTCCTGCGCTCCTTCGATCCGCCGGAGCCGCCGCCCGGCCATGTGCTCAGCGCCGCCGAAACGCAGGCTGGCCGCGCCGCGCTGGCCGGCCAGGACCATGTCACCTGGCTCGGCCATGCCGCTTTCCTGATGCGCCTGAACGGCGCCACGCTGATCACCGACCCCTATCTCTCCACTCGCGCCGGGCCATATTTCTTCGGGCCGCAACGCTATGTGCCGGCGGCGCTGGGCGTCGAGCAATTGCCGCCGCTGGACCTGCTGCTGGTGAGCCATAACCATTACGACCACCTGGATGAGCGCACCATCGAGGCCCTGCCCGGCAAGGATCGCGTCACCGTCGTGGTGCCGCTCAAGCTTGGCGATTTCTTCCGCGAACGCGGCTATGCCAAAGTGGTCGAGCTGGATTGGTATGACAGCATCGAGCGCAGCGGCCTCAAGATCACCGCCGTGCCGGCAGTGCATTTCTCGCGCCGCACACTGTTCGATACCAACCGCACATTATGGGCCGGCTTCGTCATCGAGGGCGGCGGCAAACGGGTCTATTTCAGTGGCGACACCGCCTATGGCGCGGTGTTCAAGGACATCGGCAACCGTTTCGCGCCAATCGACCTGGCGCTGGTCGGCATCGGCGCCTATGAACCGCAGGCAATCATGAAAGCCAGCCACACTACACCAGAGGAAGCTGTGCAATTGGGCCACGATATCGGCGCGAAACGGTTGGTCGGCATGCACTGGGGCACCGTGGTGCTGACCCAGGAACCGGCCTTCGAGGCAGCGCCGCGCTTCCGCGATGCCGGCGGCAAGGCCGGCTACACAGCGGATGCCGTGCTGCCGCTGAAGATCGGCGAGAGTTTGGGGTTCTAG
- a CDS encoding BrnA antitoxin family protein has protein sequence MAKKKFKTMSAFASEAEERAFWESHDSSDYVDWSKAKRARLPNLKPTTTSISLRLPVGLLDQIKVAANKRDMPYQSLIKAWLAEKVG, from the coding sequence ATGGCGAAGAAGAAGTTTAAGACCATGTCGGCTTTTGCTTCCGAAGCGGAAGAGCGGGCTTTCTGGGAAAGCCATGATTCCAGCGATTACGTCGATTGGAGCAAGGCGAAGCGTGCGCGCCTGCCCAATCTGAAGCCGACCACCACATCGATTTCCCTGCGCCTGCCGGTCGGCCTTTTGGATCAGATCAAAGTGGCAGCCAACAAGCGTGACATGCCCTATCAGTCTCTGATCAAGGCATGGTTGGCCGAGAAAGTCGGCTAG
- a CDS encoding BrnT family toxin gives MIDLDRILGFDWDGGNARKSEDKHGISQSMAEQVFFNEPLLLLSDERHSGGEPRYHALGRSDDGRLLHITFTLRSQGTMIRVISARGMHRKEWLRYGEEEV, from the coding sequence ATGATTGATCTCGACCGCATTCTCGGGTTCGACTGGGATGGCGGCAATGCCCGCAAGAGCGAGGACAAGCACGGCATCAGTCAAAGCATGGCCGAGCAGGTGTTCTTCAATGAGCCGCTATTGCTGCTGTCTGATGAGCGGCATAGCGGAGGGGAACCTCGGTATCATGCCCTTGGCCGCAGTGACGATGGCCGCCTGCTGCACATCACGTTCACGTTGCGCAGTCAGGGCACAATGATCCGGGTCATATCGGCGCGCGGCATGCATAGGAAGGAGTGGCTGCGTTATGGCGAAGAAGAAGTTTAA
- a CDS encoding acyl-CoA thioesterase yields the protein MTEAAAKTKRGEPVIRTAPMPSDMNGNGDIFGGWVLSQMDIAGGIMAARRAMGRVATVAVDSMTFKQPIKVGDVVSIYATVTRVGRTSISVHMETIVARRLDPEEIKVTEGTFIYVAIDDQGRPRPIAPAAS from the coding sequence ATGACCGAAGCGGCGGCTAAGACCAAGCGGGGCGAACCGGTGATCCGGACCGCGCCGATGCCCTCCGACATGAACGGCAACGGCGATATCTTCGGCGGCTGGGTGCTGAGCCAGATGGACATTGCCGGCGGCATCATGGCGGCGCGGCGGGCCATGGGCCGGGTCGCCACCGTGGCGGTCGATTCCATGACCTTCAAGCAGCCGATCAAGGTCGGCGACGTGGTGTCGATCTATGCCACGGTGACGCGGGTCGGCCGCACCTCGATCTCGGTGCATATGGAGACCATCGTCGCCCGCCGGCTTGATCCGGAGGAGATCAAGGTGACGGAAGGCACCTTCATCTATGTCGCCATCGACGATCAGGGCCGGCCGCGCCCGATCGCCCCGGCTGCGTCATGA
- the parE gene encoding DNA topoisomerase IV subunit B gives MNDLFQGGPKGGSDYTAKDIEVLEGLEPVRRRPGMYIGGIDERALHHLFAEVLDNSMDEAVAGHADRIEVELLADGSLRVADNGRGIPIDKHPKFKDKSALEVILTTLHSGGKFSDKVYSTAGGLHGVGISVVNALSDRLVVEVARDRELWRQDYSRGTPQGKLAKVGAAPNRRGTTVTFHPDEQIFGKGAHFRPARLFKMARSKAYLYPGVEIRWKCAADLLKGDDETPAEATLHFPGGLQDYLNAALEGQATITPVPFAGRAQLAGERGQVEWAIHWPQEIGDGWLNSYVNTVPTPEGGTHEAGFRSALLRGFKDYADLTNNKRGAQITAEDIVSGATAMLSLFIKEPQFQGQTKEKLVTVEAAKLVETAIKDHFDHWLAGAPQQATALLLRIIERAEERLRRRAEKEVGRKSATRKLRLPGKLADCSDDSAAGTEIFIVEGDSAGGSAKQARDRKTQAILPLRGKILNVASATSGKLAANQELADLIQALGCGTGTKYRDEDLRYDKVIIMTDADVDGAHIASLLITFFFREMPSLIRNGHLYLAQPPLFRISQGGKTAYARDDAHKEELMKTTFNSRGKIEISRFKGLGEMPPQQLKETTMDRKNRVLLRVQAGTDIAEEAHDMVERLMGRKPEMRFQFIQENAQFAGEIDI, from the coding sequence ATGAATGACTTGTTCCAGGGTGGCCCCAAGGGCGGCTCGGACTACACCGCCAAGGATATCGAGGTCCTCGAGGGCCTGGAACCGGTGCGCCGCCGCCCCGGCATGTATATCGGCGGCATCGACGAGCGCGCCCTGCACCACCTGTTCGCCGAGGTGCTGGACAACTCGATGGACGAGGCCGTGGCCGGCCATGCCGACCGCATCGAGGTGGAACTGCTGGCCGATGGTTCCCTGCGGGTGGCCGATAACGGCCGTGGCATCCCGATCGACAAGCACCCCAAGTTCAAGGACAAGTCGGCGCTGGAAGTGATCCTCACCACGCTGCATTCCGGCGGCAAGTTCTCCGACAAGGTCTACTCCACCGCCGGCGGCCTGCATGGCGTCGGCATCTCGGTGGTGAATGCGCTGTCCGACCGCCTGGTGGTGGAAGTGGCGCGTGACCGGGAATTGTGGCGCCAGGATTATTCGCGCGGCACGCCGCAGGGCAAGCTGGCCAAGGTCGGTGCCGCGCCGAACCGTCGCGGCACCACCGTCACCTTCCATCCCGACGAGCAGATTTTCGGCAAGGGCGCGCATTTCCGCCCGGCTCGTCTGTTCAAGATGGCGCGGTCCAAGGCCTATCTCTATCCCGGCGTCGAGATCCGCTGGAAATGTGCCGCCGACCTGCTCAAGGGCGACGACGAGACGCCGGCTGAAGCGACGCTGCATTTCCCCGGCGGCCTGCAGGATTATCTGAACGCTGCCCTGGAAGGCCAGGCCACCATCACGCCGGTGCCGTTCGCCGGCCGGGCACAGTTGGCGGGCGAGCGCGGCCAGGTCGAGTGGGCGATCCACTGGCCGCAGGAAATCGGCGATGGCTGGCTGAATTCCTACGTCAACACCGTGCCGACGCCGGAAGGCGGCACGCACGAGGCCGGCTTCCGCTCGGCCCTGCTGCGCGGCTTCAAGGATTACGCCGACCTCACCAACAACAAGCGCGGCGCCCAGATCACGGCGGAAGACATCGTCAGCGGCGCCACCGCCATGCTGTCGCTGTTCATCAAGGAACCGCAGTTCCAGGGCCAGACCAAGGAAAAGCTGGTGACGGTGGAAGCCGCCAAGCTGGTCGAAACCGCGATCAAGGATCATTTCGATCATTGGCTGGCGGGCGCCCCGCAGCAGGCCACGGCTTTGCTGCTGCGCATCATCGAGCGCGCCGAGGAACGCCTGCGTCGCCGGGCTGAAAAGGAAGTTGGCCGCAAGAGCGCCACGCGCAAGCTGCGCCTGCCCGGCAAGCTGGCCGATTGCTCGGATGACAGCGCGGCAGGCACCGAAATCTTCATCGTCGAAGGCGACAGCGCCGGCGGCTCGGCCAAGCAGGCGCGCGACCGCAAGACCCAGGCCATCCTGCCGCTGCGCGGCAAGATCCTGAACGTCGCCTCCGCCACCTCGGGCAAGCTGGCCGCCAACCAGGAACTGGCCGACCTGATCCAGGCGCTCGGCTGCGGCACCGGCACCAAGTATCGCGACGAAGATTTGCGCTACGACAAGGTCATCATCATGACTGACGCCGACGTGGACGGCGCGCATATCGCCTCGCTGCTGATCACCTTCTTCTTCCGCGAGATGCCAAGCCTGATCCGCAATGGCCATCTTTATCTGGCGCAGCCGCCGCTGTTCCGCATCAGCCAGGGCGGCAAAACCGCCTATGCGCGTGACGACGCGCATAAGGAAGAGCTGATGAAGACCACCTTCAACAGCCGCGGCAAAATAGAGATCAGCCGCTTCAAGGGCCTCGGCGAAATGCCACCGCAGCAATTGAAGGAAACCACCATGGATCGCAAGAACCGGGTGTTGCTGCGGGTGCAGGCCGGCACCGACATCGCGGAAGAAGCGCATGACATGGTGGAGCGCCTGATGGGCCGCAAGCCGGAAATGCGTTTCCAGTTCATCCAGGAAAACGCCCAGTTCGCGGGCGAGATCGACATCTAG